The DNA region CACCCCCAAAAATCCGCTCACAGCTTTCCCAAAAAACGAGTGTAGGACAACCATTTCCTGGTTAGCAAACTGACCGTGTTTGGATATCAAAGCAATCCGTTCTCTCGCCATTGACATGAAACTCTTGCTTGAGCAGTTCTATTGCTGTCTGAGTGAGGGGGCCGATGTAACCATCGATGAGGCCATCGTACAGCCCTTTGTCTTGCAAGTACTTTTGAATTTCTTTAGAACGATTTTGTCTTTGTATCTCCTGAAGGACTTGTTCGCACCAAAAGCGGTCTATAGATTTTTTCAAATCATGAAGTTGATGCTGGATAGCTTGTTCCTTAATTAAACCTAATCCATGTGCCAAAATATGGTCGGCTTCATCAATCAAAAAATCAAACCAGGGGTCATACTGTGCTTGCTGTAGTATTTCCTCAATGCGCTCTCCTTGCTGTTGGGTCAGCGTTCGCTGTGACGCCAACGTCCAGTATTCTTGGATGATCTCTTTGTATTTCAGAGATTGCTCAACTAGGATTTCGATATCGCCCATAGGTTTTTCATCACTTTGCGTTCCCATGATTCTTATAGTTGCTTCTCTCCTTTCGCTAATCCAAATGGTTGCCAAGTTATCAGCAGGTGGTGCTGATAGACTTATCCAAAAATCAGGCTGGTAGCCAGAC from Microcoleus sp. AS-A8 includes:
- a CDS encoding peptidoglycan-binding protein yields the protein MGTQSDEKPMGDIEILVEQSLKYKEIIQEYWTLASQRTLTQQQGERIEEILQQAQYDPWFDFLIDEADHILAHGLGLIKEQAIQHQLHDLKKSIDRFWCEQVLQEIQRQNRSKEIQKYLQDKGLYDGLIDGYIGPLTQTAIELLKQEFHVNGERTDCFDIQTRSVC